A single window of Triplophysa rosa linkage group LG20, Trosa_1v2, whole genome shotgun sequence DNA harbors:
- the hdac11 gene encoding histone deacetylase 11 isoform X2, translating to MSTKEDSEGRKGSHQTELYSEVPASCLPIVYSPMYNITFMGLEKLHPFDAGKWGKVIHFLKEEQFITDETIVPAREASEADLLVVHTTRYLNRLKWSLVVATITEIPPVLFLPNFLVQRKVLKPLRTQTGGTIMAGKLAMERGWAINVGGGFHHCSSDKGGGFCAYADITLAIKFLFERVEGVARATIIDLDAHQGNGHERDFLEDRRVYIMDVYNRHIYPGDGYAKRAIKRKVELDWGTEDMEYLQKVELHTEGALNEVRPDIIIYNAGTDILDGDPLGGLAISPQGIVKRDEIIFRAACRRGIPILMVTSGGYQKKTARIIADSILNLRRQGLIGGEASEEAGPSHVSLMMSKSMSSEATFSGI from the exons ATGTCAACAAAAGAAGATTCAGAAGGAAGGAAAGG TTCTCACCAAACCGAGCTTTACTCAGAGGTCCCTGCATCATGCCTGCCTATTGTCTATTCTCCAATGTACAACATCACCTTCATGGGTCTGGAAAAGCTGCACCCCTTTGATGCTGGCAAATGGGGCAAAGTCATTCACTTCTTAAAAG AGGAGCAGTTTATTACAGATGAGACCATTGTTCCAGCCCGGGAGGCCAGTGAGGCTGATCTTCTTGTGGTTCACACTACACGTTACCTGAACAGACTCAAG TGGTCTCTGGTGGTTGCCACCATCACGGAAATCCCACCTGTACTGTTCCTGCCCAACTTTCTGGTACAGCGCAAAGTTCTGAAACCACTGCGTACACAAACGGGAGGAACCATCATG GCTGGGAAGCTGGCGATGGAAAGAGGATGGGCAATtaatgtgg GTGGCGGTTTCCATCATTGCTCCAGTGACAAAGGAGGAGGTTTTTGTGCCTATGCTGACATCACATTAGCTATCAAG TTTCTCTTTGAGAGGGTGGAAGGAGTAGCAAGGGCCACCATCATCGATCTAGATGCCCATCAG GGAAATGGACACGAGCGGGATTTCCTGGAAGACAGACGCGTTTACATAATGGATGTTTATAATCGCCACATCTATCCAGGAGACGGATATGCAAAGA GGGCGATTAAACGAAAAGTAGAGTTGGACTGGGGCACAGAAGACATGGAGTACCTCCAGAAGGTGGAGCTCCACACGGAAGGTGCGCTGAACGAAGTACGGCCAGACATCATCATCTACAACGCAGGCACGGACATCCTCGATGGAGACCCTCTCGGAGGTCTGGCTATATCCCCACAG GGTATAGTTAAGAGAGATGAAATTATCTTCAGGGCTGCTTGCCGCAGAGGGATCCCTATCCTCATGGTGACCTCAGGGGGATACCAGAAGAAGACTGCCCGCATAATCGCCGACTCCATCCTGAACCTGCGCAGGCAGGGTTTGATTGGTGGAGAAGCTTCAGAGGAGGCGGGACCTTCACATGTGTCACTCATGATGAGCAAGTCTATGTCATCAGAGGCCACATTCAGCGGCATTTAA
- the hdac11 gene encoding histone deacetylase 11 isoform X1 gives MSTKEDSEGRKGSHQTELYSEVPASCLPIVYSPMYNITFMGLEKLHPFDAGKWGKVIHFLKEEQFITDETIVPAREASEADLLVVHTTRYLNRLKNAVVEGPREWSLVVATITEIPPVLFLPNFLVQRKVLKPLRTQTGGTIMAGKLAMERGWAINVGGGFHHCSSDKGGGFCAYADITLAIKFLFERVEGVARATIIDLDAHQGNGHERDFLEDRRVYIMDVYNRHIYPGDGYAKRAIKRKVELDWGTEDMEYLQKVELHTEGALNEVRPDIIIYNAGTDILDGDPLGGLAISPQGIVKRDEIIFRAACRRGIPILMVTSGGYQKKTARIIADSILNLRRQGLIGGEASEEAGPSHVSLMMSKSMSSEATFSGI, from the exons ATGTCAACAAAAGAAGATTCAGAAGGAAGGAAAGG TTCTCACCAAACCGAGCTTTACTCAGAGGTCCCTGCATCATGCCTGCCTATTGTCTATTCTCCAATGTACAACATCACCTTCATGGGTCTGGAAAAGCTGCACCCCTTTGATGCTGGCAAATGGGGCAAAGTCATTCACTTCTTAAAAG AGGAGCAGTTTATTACAGATGAGACCATTGTTCCAGCCCGGGAGGCCAGTGAGGCTGATCTTCTTGTGGTTCACACTACACGTTACCTGAACAGACTCAAG AACGCTGTCGTGGAGGGCCCCAGAGAG TGGTCTCTGGTGGTTGCCACCATCACGGAAATCCCACCTGTACTGTTCCTGCCCAACTTTCTGGTACAGCGCAAAGTTCTGAAACCACTGCGTACACAAACGGGAGGAACCATCATG GCTGGGAAGCTGGCGATGGAAAGAGGATGGGCAATtaatgtgg GTGGCGGTTTCCATCATTGCTCCAGTGACAAAGGAGGAGGTTTTTGTGCCTATGCTGACATCACATTAGCTATCAAG TTTCTCTTTGAGAGGGTGGAAGGAGTAGCAAGGGCCACCATCATCGATCTAGATGCCCATCAG GGAAATGGACACGAGCGGGATTTCCTGGAAGACAGACGCGTTTACATAATGGATGTTTATAATCGCCACATCTATCCAGGAGACGGATATGCAAAGA GGGCGATTAAACGAAAAGTAGAGTTGGACTGGGGCACAGAAGACATGGAGTACCTCCAGAAGGTGGAGCTCCACACGGAAGGTGCGCTGAACGAAGTACGGCCAGACATCATCATCTACAACGCAGGCACGGACATCCTCGATGGAGACCCTCTCGGAGGTCTGGCTATATCCCCACAG GGTATAGTTAAGAGAGATGAAATTATCTTCAGGGCTGCTTGCCGCAGAGGGATCCCTATCCTCATGGTGACCTCAGGGGGATACCAGAAGAAGACTGCCCGCATAATCGCCGACTCCATCCTGAACCTGCGCAGGCAGGGTTTGATTGGTGGAGAAGCTTCAGAGGAGGCGGGACCTTCACATGTGTCACTCATGATGAGCAAGTCTATGTCATCAGAGGCCACATTCAGCGGCATTTAA